One Pseudochaenichthys georgianus chromosome 4, fPseGeo1.2, whole genome shotgun sequence DNA window includes the following coding sequences:
- the c4h8orf82 gene encoding UPF0598 protein C8orf82 homolog, with product MLFLRRAALSCRGLTGLRCMPATGFTASRTTATYIQGQSPEPRIREYFYYIDHQGQLFLDETKVKNFVTCFKDVKFLVFFFSRLRSNQSGRYEEDFPFLSLCGRERNFVRCDDRPVVFTHLLQSPAGAPGVPGDQELLSFCGGADKLSAPFRPETLYMHPVSGRLYHPCSERDGGVGLVRSALAIELSPFFVYASEHSESGQPTHFLWGGQKHTLTNELAECFPTVEKGSGEQDELG from the exons ATGCTGTTCCTCCGGAGGGCGGCCCTCAGCTGCAGAGGTCTGACCGGTCTGCGTTGCATGCCTGCCACCGGTTTCACCGCCTCCAGAACCACCGCTACATACATCCAGGGCCAGAGCCCGGAACCACGTATCAGAGAATACTTCTACTATATTGACCACCAAGGACAG CTTTTCCTCGATGAAACTAAAGTGAAGAACTTTGTcacctgcttcaaag ACGTAAAGTTCCTGGTGTTCTTCTTTAGTCGTCTGCGTTCAAATCAGAGTGGTCGTTACGAGGAGGACTTCCCCTTCTTGTCCCTGTGTGGCAGGGAGAGGAACTTTGTGCGCTGCGACGACCGCCCGGTGGTCTTCACCCACCTGCTGCAGAGTCCTGCGGGGGCCCCGGGAGTCCCTGGAGATCAGGAGCTGCTGTCATTCTGCGGTGGCGCGGATAAGCTGTCTGCCCCGTTCCGCCCAGAGACACTGTACATGCACCCTGTCAGCGGACGACTCTACCACCCCTGCTCAGAGCGTGATGGGGGGGTCGGCCTGGTCCGGTCTGCTCTGGCAATTGAGCTCAGCCCATTTTTTGTTTATGCATCGGAGCACAGCGAATCAGGACAGCCGACGCACTTTCTCTGGGGTGGACAGAAGCACACATTAACCAATGAGCTTGCAGAATGCTTCCCAACTGTGGAGAAGGGCAGTGGAGAGCAGGATGAGCTGGGATAA
- the LOC117445099 gene encoding MARVEL domain-containing protein 3 → MSQPPRSNRGHRERNGEHRNYRDSNDDGSSSRPPYYPRETDPPPNHVREREAPREEHHESKCSLICSRRGIMLICAVLTNSLVLICLIAAHMVSSGMSSAGGLGGFDINSNFNLQGTELQKARELDMQYSQMRAPGLYGGIPFCLTLGVLSLLFVVAGNKPPHHMSRKLLYGSLVFQAVGAVAYVVAVGLYLHFIIRVNATDVCQQRARIYGGRGYTWMNCDVGGADAAVALFGLITSILYGVGTVLTFQTIRGVRRYLEERKRREAEKQQARANAQRVPLRADTTSV, encoded by the exons ATGAGCCAGCCGCCGCGCTCGAACCGGGGACACCGGGAGAGAAACGGAGAGCACCGAAACTACCGGGACTCCAACGATGACGG GTCTTCCTCCAGACCCCCATACTACCCCAGAGAGACCGACCCCCCTCCCAACCATGTGCGGGAACGGGAAGCCCCTCGAGAGGAGCACCACGAGTCCAAATGCTCACTCATTTGCTCCAGGAGAG GCATCATGCTGATCTGTGCCGTCCTCACCAACAGCCTGGTTCTGATCTGCCTGATTGCAGCCCACATGGTGTCCTCGGGCATGTCCTCGGCAGGCGGGCTGGGGGGCTTCGACATAAACTCCAACTTCAACCTGCAGGGCACGGAGCTGCAGAAGGCGCGGGAGCTGGACATGCAGTACAGCCAGATGAGGGCGCCTGGCCTCTACGGGGGGATCCCCTTCTGCCTCACCCTCGGGGTCCTCTCGCTGCTGTTCGTGGTGGCCGGGAACAAACCCCCCCACCACATGTCCCGGAAGCTTCTGTACGGATCACTGGTGTTCCAGGCGGTGGGAGCGGTGGCCTACGTGGTGGCCGTGGGGCTCTACCTGCACTTCATCATCAGGGTGAACGCCACTGATGTGTGTCAGCAGCGCGCCAGGATTTACGGAGGGAGGGGCTACACCTGGATGAACTGCGATGTGGGCGGGGCCGACGCAGCTGTGGCTCTGTTCGGGCTCATCACGTCCATTCTGTACGGCGTCGGCACCGTGCTCACCTTCCAGACCATCCGGGGGGTGAGGCGCTACCTGGAGGAGAGGAAGCGCAGAGAGGCGGAGAAGCAGCAGGCCAGAGCCAACGCACAGAGAGTGCCGCTGAGGGCCGACACCACCTCTGTGTGA